The following coding sequences are from one Danio rerio strain Tuebingen ecotype United States chromosome 21, GRCz12tu, whole genome shotgun sequence window:
- the zgc:152948 gene encoding lung adenoma susceptibility protein 2 isoform X8 has protein sequence MACEERMQSPESGVSSLLASSGRLHSFLHPQPEHIITYRDKHYSSASAALDAYISDYQQSLGSRTLQLHTHTRTRKDTDVLKSSLTDRELSVLNIPTRRDSDRLSLTTDDLLDLPNDGSLPVTRTSALLTRSESFPVEHSFNSRPCSHLRPTFLKCSLCPPAELAKTLHGAHLRSQSKAPPPNILPANQRLPLDTPTYRNLPRWMSSHRVPPWVTELEEGRSQTEVKDHSGEDVSLRELRLQHTHSNTLQTANTPPLFKDDRIGSLILRAEQMLNSPSFAVSDAVKELNASADTEEALDVDRSWDNPPVAFKSPVPVGIAEEPPAAEDLQRSKSAASGSSGYSSRNHPGPVEALKHMLYRLQAVEQKISQSQHSITDSADTAEQQETEAVDAGSGESLLRALHHLERLKTLVDDMNDRKVGAGNDGIDSTDCTRISMHT, from the exons ATGGCGTGTGAAGAGCGTATGCAGTCTCCAGAGTCCGGTGTCTCGTCTCTGCTGGCCTCGTCTGGACGTCTGCACAGTTTTCTGCATCCGCAGCCTGAACACATCATCACATACAGAGACAAACACTACAGCTCTGCATCTGCTGCGCTGGACGCATACATCTCTGACTACCAGCAGAGCCTGGGGAGCCGGACACtgcagctgcacacacacacacgcacacgcaaagACACAGacg TGCTAAAGTCGAGTCTGACGGACAGAGAGCTGAGTGTCCTGAACATCCCCACCAGGAGAGACAGTGACAGGCTCAGTTTGACCACTGATGACCTGCTGGATCTCCCAAATGATGGTTCTCTCCCGGTGACCCGCACCTCCGCCCTCCTGACCCGATCTGAGAGCTTTCCAGTGGAACACAGCTTCAACTCTAGGCCCTGCTCTCATCTGCGGCCTACTTTTCTCAAATGCTCCCTGTGTCCTCCTGCAGAGCTGG CAAAAACCCTCCATGGTGCCCATTTACGATCGCAGAGTAAAGCTCCGCCTCCAAACATCCTACCAGCCAATCAGAGACTTCCATTAGACACACCCACATACCGGAATTTGCCACGCTGGATGAGCAGCCACAGAGTTCCCCCATGGGTCACGGAGCTGGAGGAGGGCAGAAGTCAGACAGAGGTCAAAGATCACTCAGGAGAGGACGTCAGCCTGAGGGAGCTGCgtttacaacacacacactcaaacacgctCCAGACGGCAAACACACCACCCCTTTTTAAAG ATGACAGGATTGGATCTCTGATCTTAAGAGCGGAGCAGATGTTAAATTCTCCATCATTTGCTGTCAGTGATGCGGTAAAAGAGCTCAATGCTTCAGCAGATACAGAAGAGGCGCTGGACGTGGACCGGTCCTGGGACAATCCACCAGTGGCATT TAAATCTCCAGTGCCGGTGGGCATCGCTGAAGAGCCGCCAGCAGCTGAGGATCTGCAGAGGAGTAAG TCTGCAGCATCCGGCTCTTCCGGATACAGCAGCAGGAATCATCCGGGTCCAGTGGAGGCGCTCAAACACATGCTGTACCGCCTGCAGGCCGTGGAACAgaagatcagccaatcacagcacagCATTACAGATTCAGCAGACACTGCAGAGCAG CAGGAAACAGAAGCTGTGGATGCAGGAAGCGGCGAGTCTTTACTGAG AGCTCTTCATCATTTGGAGCGGCTGAAAACACTGGTGGACGATATGAATGATAGGAAGGTGGGAGCAGGGAATGATGGGATTGACTCTACAGACTGCACCAGAATCAGCATGCACACATGA
- the zgc:152948 gene encoding lung adenoma susceptibility protein 2 isoform X3, which produces MACEERMQSPESGVSSLLASSGRLHSFLHPQPEHIITYRDKHYSSASAALDAYISDYQQSLGSRTLQLHTHTRTRKDTDVLKSSLTDRELSVLNIPTRRDSDRLSLTTDDLLDLPNDGSLPVTRTSALLTRSESFPVEHSFNSRPCSHLRPTFLKCSLCPPAELAKTLHGAHLRSQSKAPPPNILPANQRLPLDTPTYRNLPRWMSSHRVPPWVTELEEGRSQTEVKDHSGEDVSLRELRLQHTHSNTLQTANTPPLFKAKTLHGAHLRSQSKAPPPNILPANQRLPLDTPTYRNLPRWMSSHRVPPWVTELEEGRSQTEVKDHSGEDVSLRELRLQHTHSNTLQTANTPPLFKAKTLHGAHLRSQSKAPPPNILPANQRLPLDTPTYRNLPRWMSSHRVPPWVTELEEGRSQTEVKDHSGEDVSLRELRLQHTHSNTLQTANTPPLFKDDRIGSLILRAEQMLNSPSFAVSDAVKELNASADTEEALDVDRSWDNPPVAFKSPVPVGIAEEPPAAEDLQRSKPKSIESPRGDTLIRDMGKQPLDAASVTRRPYWNENSNRTAACYKSVQ; this is translated from the exons ATGGCGTGTGAAGAGCGTATGCAGTCTCCAGAGTCCGGTGTCTCGTCTCTGCTGGCCTCGTCTGGACGTCTGCACAGTTTTCTGCATCCGCAGCCTGAACACATCATCACATACAGAGACAAACACTACAGCTCTGCATCTGCTGCGCTGGACGCATACATCTCTGACTACCAGCAGAGCCTGGGGAGCCGGACACtgcagctgcacacacacacacgcacacgcaaagACACAGacg TGCTAAAGTCGAGTCTGACGGACAGAGAGCTGAGTGTCCTGAACATCCCCACCAGGAGAGACAGTGACAGGCTCAGTTTGACCACTGATGACCTGCTGGATCTCCCAAATGATGGTTCTCTCCCGGTGACCCGCACCTCCGCCCTCCTGACCCGATCTGAGAGCTTTCCAGTGGAACACAGCTTCAACTCTAGGCCCTGCTCTCATCTGCGGCCTACTTTTCTCAAATGCTCCCTGTGTCCTCCTGCAGAGCTGG CAAAAACCCTCCATGGTGCCCATTTACGATCGCAGAGTAAAGCTCCGCCTCCAAACATCCTACCAGCCAATCAGAGACTTCCATTAGACACACCCACATACCGGAATTTGCCACGCTGGATGAGCAGCCACAGAGTTCCCCCATGGGTCACGGAGCTGGAGGAGGGCAGAAGTCAGACAGAGGTCAAAGATCACTCAGGAGAGGACGTCAGCCTGAGGGAGCTGCgtttacaacacacacactcaaacacgctCCAGACGGCAAACACACCACCCCTTTTTAAAG CAAAAACCCTCCATGGTGCCCATTTACGATCGCAGAGTAAAGCTCCGCCTCCAAACATCCTACCAGCCAATCAGAGACTTCCATTAGACACACCCACATACCGGAATTTGCCACGCTGGATGAGCAGCCACAGAGTTCCCCCATGGGTCACGGAGCTGGAGGAGGGCAGAAGTCAGACAGAGGTCAAAGATCACTCAGGAGAGGACGTCAGCCTGAGGGAGCTGCgtttacaacacacacactcaaacacgctCCAGACGGCAAACACACCACCCCTTTTTAAAG CAAAAACCCTCCATGGTGCCCATTTACGATCGCAGAGTAAAGCTCCGCCTCCAAACATCCTACCAGCCAATCAGAGACTTCCATTAGACACACCCACATACCGGAATTTGCCACGCTGGATGAGCAGCCACAGAGTTCCCCCATGGGTCACGGAGCTGGAGGAGGGCAGAAGTCAGACAGAGGTCAAAGATCACTCAGGAGAGGACGTCAGCCTGAGGGAGCTGCgtttacaacacacacactcaaacacgctCCAGACGGCAAACACACCACCCCTTTTTAAAG ATGACAGGATTGGATCTCTGATCTTAAGAGCGGAGCAGATGTTAAATTCTCCATCATTTGCTGTCAGTGATGCGGTAAAAGAGCTCAATGCTTCAGCAGATACAGAAGAGGCGCTGGACGTGGACCGGTCCTGGGACAATCCACCAGTGGCATT TAAATCTCCAGTGCCGGTGGGCATCGCTGAAGAGCCGCCAGCAGCTGAGGATCTGCAGAGGAGTAAG ccaaagagcatagaatcaccaagaggcgacacgcTAATACGCGATAtggggaaacagccactagatgccgcTAGTGTCACGCGGCGGCCAtattggaatgaaaactccaatagaacagcaGCATGTTACAAGTCTGTACAATAA
- the zgc:152948 gene encoding lung adenoma susceptibility protein 2 isoform X10, producing MACEERMQSPESGVSSLLASSGRLHSFLHPQPEHIITYRDKHYSSASAALDAYISDYQQSLGSRTLQLHTHTRTRKDTDVLKSSLTDRELSVLNIPTRRDSDRLSLTTDDLLDLPNDGSLPVTRTSALLTRSESFPVEHSFNSRPCSHLRPTFLKCSLCPPAELAKTLHGAHLRSQSKAPPPNILPANQRLPLDTPTYRNLPRWMSSHRVPPWVTELEEGRSQTEVKDHSGEDVSLRELRLQHTHSNTLQTANTPPLFKDDRIGSLILRAEQMLNSPSFAVSDAVKELNASADTEEALDVDRSWDNPPVAFKSPVPVGIAEEPPAAEDLQRSKPKSIESPRGDTLIRDMGKQPLDAASVTRRPYWNENSNRTAACYKSVQ from the exons ATGGCGTGTGAAGAGCGTATGCAGTCTCCAGAGTCCGGTGTCTCGTCTCTGCTGGCCTCGTCTGGACGTCTGCACAGTTTTCTGCATCCGCAGCCTGAACACATCATCACATACAGAGACAAACACTACAGCTCTGCATCTGCTGCGCTGGACGCATACATCTCTGACTACCAGCAGAGCCTGGGGAGCCGGACACtgcagctgcacacacacacacgcacacgcaaagACACAGacg TGCTAAAGTCGAGTCTGACGGACAGAGAGCTGAGTGTCCTGAACATCCCCACCAGGAGAGACAGTGACAGGCTCAGTTTGACCACTGATGACCTGCTGGATCTCCCAAATGATGGTTCTCTCCCGGTGACCCGCACCTCCGCCCTCCTGACCCGATCTGAGAGCTTTCCAGTGGAACACAGCTTCAACTCTAGGCCCTGCTCTCATCTGCGGCCTACTTTTCTCAAATGCTCCCTGTGTCCTCCTGCAGAGCTGG CAAAAACCCTCCATGGTGCCCATTTACGATCGCAGAGTAAAGCTCCGCCTCCAAACATCCTACCAGCCAATCAGAGACTTCCATTAGACACACCCACATACCGGAATTTGCCACGCTGGATGAGCAGCCACAGAGTTCCCCCATGGGTCACGGAGCTGGAGGAGGGCAGAAGTCAGACAGAGGTCAAAGATCACTCAGGAGAGGACGTCAGCCTGAGGGAGCTGCgtttacaacacacacactcaaacacgctCCAGACGGCAAACACACCACCCCTTTTTAAAG ATGACAGGATTGGATCTCTGATCTTAAGAGCGGAGCAGATGTTAAATTCTCCATCATTTGCTGTCAGTGATGCGGTAAAAGAGCTCAATGCTTCAGCAGATACAGAAGAGGCGCTGGACGTGGACCGGTCCTGGGACAATCCACCAGTGGCATT TAAATCTCCAGTGCCGGTGGGCATCGCTGAAGAGCCGCCAGCAGCTGAGGATCTGCAGAGGAGTAAG ccaaagagcatagaatcaccaagaggcgacacgcTAATACGCGATAtggggaaacagccactagatgccgcTAGTGTCACGCGGCGGCCAtattggaatgaaaactccaatagaacagcaGCATGTTACAAGTCTGTACAATAA
- the zgc:152948 gene encoding lung adenoma susceptibility protein 2 isoform X7, with amino-acid sequence MACEERMQSPESGVSSLLASSGRLHSFLHPQPEHIITYRDKHYSSASAALDAYISDYQQSLGSRTLQLHTHTRTRKDTDVLKSSLTDRELSVLNIPTRRDSDRLSLTTDDLLDLPNDGSLPVTRTSALLTRSESFPVEHSFNSRPCSHLRPTFLKCSLCPPAELAKTLHGAHLRSQSKAPPPNILPANQRLPLDTPTYRNLPRWMSSHRVPPWVTELEEGRSQTEVKDHSGEDVSLRELRLQHTHSNTLQTANTPPLFKAKTLHGAHLRSQSKAPPPNILPANQRLPLDTPTYRNLPRWMSSHRVPPWVTELEEGRSQTEVKDHSGEDVSLRELRLQHTHSNTLQTANTPPLFKDDRIGSLILRAEQMLNSPSFAVSDAVKELNASADTEEALDVDRSWDNPPVAFKSPVPVGIAEEPPAAEDLQRSKPKSIESPRGDTLIRDMGKQPLDAASVTRRPYWNENSNRTAACYKSVQ; translated from the exons ATGGCGTGTGAAGAGCGTATGCAGTCTCCAGAGTCCGGTGTCTCGTCTCTGCTGGCCTCGTCTGGACGTCTGCACAGTTTTCTGCATCCGCAGCCTGAACACATCATCACATACAGAGACAAACACTACAGCTCTGCATCTGCTGCGCTGGACGCATACATCTCTGACTACCAGCAGAGCCTGGGGAGCCGGACACtgcagctgcacacacacacacgcacacgcaaagACACAGacg TGCTAAAGTCGAGTCTGACGGACAGAGAGCTGAGTGTCCTGAACATCCCCACCAGGAGAGACAGTGACAGGCTCAGTTTGACCACTGATGACCTGCTGGATCTCCCAAATGATGGTTCTCTCCCGGTGACCCGCACCTCCGCCCTCCTGACCCGATCTGAGAGCTTTCCAGTGGAACACAGCTTCAACTCTAGGCCCTGCTCTCATCTGCGGCCTACTTTTCTCAAATGCTCCCTGTGTCCTCCTGCAGAGCTGG CAAAAACCCTCCATGGTGCCCATTTACGATCGCAGAGTAAAGCTCCGCCTCCAAACATCCTACCAGCCAATCAGAGACTTCCATTAGACACACCCACATACCGGAATTTGCCACGCTGGATGAGCAGCCACAGAGTTCCCCCATGGGTCACGGAGCTGGAGGAGGGCAGAAGTCAGACAGAGGTCAAAGATCACTCAGGAGAGGACGTCAGCCTGAGGGAGCTGCgtttacaacacacacactcaaacacgctCCAGACGGCAAACACACCACCCCTTTTTAAAG CAAAAACCCTCCATGGTGCCCATTTACGATCGCAGAGTAAAGCTCCGCCTCCAAACATCCTACCAGCCAATCAGAGACTTCCATTAGACACACCCACATACCGGAATTTGCCACGCTGGATGAGCAGCCACAGAGTTCCCCCATGGGTCACGGAGCTGGAGGAGGGCAGAAGTCAGACAGAGGTCAAAGATCACTCAGGAGAGGACGTCAGCCTGAGGGAGCTGCgtttacaacacacacactcaaacacgctCCAGACGGCAAACACACCACCCCTTTTTAAAG ATGACAGGATTGGATCTCTGATCTTAAGAGCGGAGCAGATGTTAAATTCTCCATCATTTGCTGTCAGTGATGCGGTAAAAGAGCTCAATGCTTCAGCAGATACAGAAGAGGCGCTGGACGTGGACCGGTCCTGGGACAATCCACCAGTGGCATT TAAATCTCCAGTGCCGGTGGGCATCGCTGAAGAGCCGCCAGCAGCTGAGGATCTGCAGAGGAGTAAG ccaaagagcatagaatcaccaagaggcgacacgcTAATACGCGATAtggggaaacagccactagatgccgcTAGTGTCACGCGGCGGCCAtattggaatgaaaactccaatagaacagcaGCATGTTACAAGTCTGTACAATAA
- the zgc:152948 gene encoding lung adenoma susceptibility protein 2 isoform X6, producing the protein MACEERMQSPESGVSSLLASSGRLHSFLHPQPEHIITYRDKHYSSASAALDAYISDYQQSLGSRTLQLHTHTRTRKDTDVLKSSLTDRELSVLNIPTRRDSDRLSLTTDDLLDLPNDGSLPVTRTSALLTRSESFPVEHSFNSRPCSHLRPTFLKCSLCPPAELAKTLHGAHLRSQSKAPPPNILPANQRLPLDTPTYRNLPRWMSSHRVPPWVTELEEGRSQTEVKDHSGEDVSLRELRLQHTHSNTLQTANTPPLFKAKTLHGAHLRSQSKAPPPNILPANQRLPLDTPTYRNLPRWMSSHRVPPWVTELEEGRSQTEVKDHSGEDVSLRELRLQHTHSNTLQTANTPPLFKAKTLHGAHLRSQSKAPPPNILPANQRLPLDTPTYRNLPRWMSSHRVPPWVTELEEGRSQTEVKDHSGEDVSLRELRLQHTHSNTLQTANTPPLFKDDRIGSLILRAEQMLNSPSFAVSDAVKELNASADTEEALDVDRSWDNPPVAFKSPVPVGIAEEPPAAEDLQRSKN; encoded by the exons ATGGCGTGTGAAGAGCGTATGCAGTCTCCAGAGTCCGGTGTCTCGTCTCTGCTGGCCTCGTCTGGACGTCTGCACAGTTTTCTGCATCCGCAGCCTGAACACATCATCACATACAGAGACAAACACTACAGCTCTGCATCTGCTGCGCTGGACGCATACATCTCTGACTACCAGCAGAGCCTGGGGAGCCGGACACtgcagctgcacacacacacacgcacacgcaaagACACAGacg TGCTAAAGTCGAGTCTGACGGACAGAGAGCTGAGTGTCCTGAACATCCCCACCAGGAGAGACAGTGACAGGCTCAGTTTGACCACTGATGACCTGCTGGATCTCCCAAATGATGGTTCTCTCCCGGTGACCCGCACCTCCGCCCTCCTGACCCGATCTGAGAGCTTTCCAGTGGAACACAGCTTCAACTCTAGGCCCTGCTCTCATCTGCGGCCTACTTTTCTCAAATGCTCCCTGTGTCCTCCTGCAGAGCTGG CAAAAACCCTCCATGGTGCCCATTTACGATCGCAGAGTAAAGCTCCGCCTCCAAACATCCTACCAGCCAATCAGAGACTTCCATTAGACACACCCACATACCGGAATTTGCCACGCTGGATGAGCAGCCACAGAGTTCCCCCATGGGTCACGGAGCTGGAGGAGGGCAGAAGTCAGACAGAGGTCAAAGATCACTCAGGAGAGGACGTCAGCCTGAGGGAGCTGCgtttacaacacacacactcaaacacgctCCAGACGGCAAACACACCACCCCTTTTTAAAG CAAAAACCCTCCATGGTGCCCATTTACGATCGCAGAGTAAAGCTCCGCCTCCAAACATCCTACCAGCCAATCAGAGACTTCCATTAGACACACCCACATACCGGAATTTGCCACGCTGGATGAGCAGCCACAGAGTTCCCCCATGGGTCACGGAGCTGGAGGAGGGCAGAAGTCAGACAGAGGTCAAAGATCACTCAGGAGAGGACGTCAGCCTGAGGGAGCTGCgtttacaacacacacactcaaacacgctCCAGACGGCAAACACACCACCCCTTTTTAAAG CAAAAACCCTCCATGGTGCCCATTTACGATCGCAGAGTAAAGCTCCGCCTCCAAACATCCTACCAGCCAATCAGAGACTTCCATTAGACACACCCACATACCGGAATTTGCCACGCTGGATGAGCAGCCACAGAGTTCCCCCATGGGTCACGGAGCTGGAGGAGGGCAGAAGTCAGACAGAGGTCAAAGATCACTCAGGAGAGGACGTCAGCCTGAGGGAGCTGCgtttacaacacacacactcaaacacgctCCAGACGGCAAACACACCACCCCTTTTTAAAG ATGACAGGATTGGATCTCTGATCTTAAGAGCGGAGCAGATGTTAAATTCTCCATCATTTGCTGTCAGTGATGCGGTAAAAGAGCTCAATGCTTCAGCAGATACAGAAGAGGCGCTGGACGTGGACCGGTCCTGGGACAATCCACCAGTGGCATT TAAATCTCCAGTGCCGGTGGGCATCGCTGAAGAGCCGCCAGCAGCTGAGGATCTGCAGAGGAGTAAG AATTAA
- the zgc:152948 gene encoding lung adenoma susceptibility protein 2 isoform X14 encodes MACEERMQSPESGVSSLLASSGRLHSFLHPQPEHIITYRDKHYSSASAALDAYISDYQQSLGSRTLQLHTHTRTRKDTDVLKSSLTDRELSVLNIPTRRDSDRLSLTTDDLLDLPNDGSLPVTRTSALLTRSESFPVEHSFNSRPCSHLRPTFLKCSLCPPAELDDRIGSLILRAEQMLNSPSFAVSDAVKELNASADTEEALDVDRSWDNPPVAFKSPVPVGIAEEPPAAEDLQRSKN; translated from the exons ATGGCGTGTGAAGAGCGTATGCAGTCTCCAGAGTCCGGTGTCTCGTCTCTGCTGGCCTCGTCTGGACGTCTGCACAGTTTTCTGCATCCGCAGCCTGAACACATCATCACATACAGAGACAAACACTACAGCTCTGCATCTGCTGCGCTGGACGCATACATCTCTGACTACCAGCAGAGCCTGGGGAGCCGGACACtgcagctgcacacacacacacgcacacgcaaagACACAGacg TGCTAAAGTCGAGTCTGACGGACAGAGAGCTGAGTGTCCTGAACATCCCCACCAGGAGAGACAGTGACAGGCTCAGTTTGACCACTGATGACCTGCTGGATCTCCCAAATGATGGTTCTCTCCCGGTGACCCGCACCTCCGCCCTCCTGACCCGATCTGAGAGCTTTCCAGTGGAACACAGCTTCAACTCTAGGCCCTGCTCTCATCTGCGGCCTACTTTTCTCAAATGCTCCCTGTGTCCTCCTGCAGAGCTGG ATGACAGGATTGGATCTCTGATCTTAAGAGCGGAGCAGATGTTAAATTCTCCATCATTTGCTGTCAGTGATGCGGTAAAAGAGCTCAATGCTTCAGCAGATACAGAAGAGGCGCTGGACGTGGACCGGTCCTGGGACAATCCACCAGTGGCATT TAAATCTCCAGTGCCGGTGGGCATCGCTGAAGAGCCGCCAGCAGCTGAGGATCTGCAGAGGAGTAAG AATTAA
- the zgc:152948 gene encoding lung adenoma susceptibility protein 2 isoform X9 yields the protein MACEERMQSPESGVSSLLASSGRLHSFLHPQPEHIITYRDKHYSSASAALDAYISDYQQSLGSRTLQLHTHTRTRKDTDVLKSSLTDRELSVLNIPTRRDSDRLSLTTDDLLDLPNDGSLPVTRTSALLTRSESFPVEHSFNSRPCSHLRPTFLKCSLCPPAELAKTLHGAHLRSQSKAPPPNILPANQRLPLDTPTYRNLPRWMSSHRVPPWVTELEEGRSQTEVKDHSGEDVSLRELRLQHTHSNTLQTANTPPLFKAKTLHGAHLRSQSKAPPPNILPANQRLPLDTPTYRNLPRWMSSHRVPPWVTELEEGRSQTEVKDHSGEDVSLRELRLQHTHSNTLQTANTPPLFKDDRIGSLILRAEQMLNSPSFAVSDAVKELNASADTEEALDVDRSWDNPPVAFKSPVPVGIAEEPPAAEDLQRSKN from the exons ATGGCGTGTGAAGAGCGTATGCAGTCTCCAGAGTCCGGTGTCTCGTCTCTGCTGGCCTCGTCTGGACGTCTGCACAGTTTTCTGCATCCGCAGCCTGAACACATCATCACATACAGAGACAAACACTACAGCTCTGCATCTGCTGCGCTGGACGCATACATCTCTGACTACCAGCAGAGCCTGGGGAGCCGGACACtgcagctgcacacacacacacgcacacgcaaagACACAGacg TGCTAAAGTCGAGTCTGACGGACAGAGAGCTGAGTGTCCTGAACATCCCCACCAGGAGAGACAGTGACAGGCTCAGTTTGACCACTGATGACCTGCTGGATCTCCCAAATGATGGTTCTCTCCCGGTGACCCGCACCTCCGCCCTCCTGACCCGATCTGAGAGCTTTCCAGTGGAACACAGCTTCAACTCTAGGCCCTGCTCTCATCTGCGGCCTACTTTTCTCAAATGCTCCCTGTGTCCTCCTGCAGAGCTGG CAAAAACCCTCCATGGTGCCCATTTACGATCGCAGAGTAAAGCTCCGCCTCCAAACATCCTACCAGCCAATCAGAGACTTCCATTAGACACACCCACATACCGGAATTTGCCACGCTGGATGAGCAGCCACAGAGTTCCCCCATGGGTCACGGAGCTGGAGGAGGGCAGAAGTCAGACAGAGGTCAAAGATCACTCAGGAGAGGACGTCAGCCTGAGGGAGCTGCgtttacaacacacacactcaaacacgctCCAGACGGCAAACACACCACCCCTTTTTAAAG CAAAAACCCTCCATGGTGCCCATTTACGATCGCAGAGTAAAGCTCCGCCTCCAAACATCCTACCAGCCAATCAGAGACTTCCATTAGACACACCCACATACCGGAATTTGCCACGCTGGATGAGCAGCCACAGAGTTCCCCCATGGGTCACGGAGCTGGAGGAGGGCAGAAGTCAGACAGAGGTCAAAGATCACTCAGGAGAGGACGTCAGCCTGAGGGAGCTGCgtttacaacacacacactcaaacacgctCCAGACGGCAAACACACCACCCCTTTTTAAAG ATGACAGGATTGGATCTCTGATCTTAAGAGCGGAGCAGATGTTAAATTCTCCATCATTTGCTGTCAGTGATGCGGTAAAAGAGCTCAATGCTTCAGCAGATACAGAAGAGGCGCTGGACGTGGACCGGTCCTGGGACAATCCACCAGTGGCATT TAAATCTCCAGTGCCGGTGGGCATCGCTGAAGAGCCGCCAGCAGCTGAGGATCTGCAGAGGAGTAAG AATTAA
- the zgc:152948 gene encoding lung adenoma susceptibility protein 2 isoform X13: MACEERMQSPESGVSSLLASSGRLHSFLHPQPEHIITYRDKHYSSASAALDAYISDYQQSLGSRTLQLHTHTRTRKDTDVLKSSLTDRELSVLNIPTRRDSDRLSLTTDDLLDLPNDGSLPVTRTSALLTRSESFPVEHSFNSRPCSHLRPTFLKCSLCPPAELAKTLHGAHLRSQSKAPPPNILPANQRLPLDTPTYRNLPRWMSSHRVPPWVTELEEGRSQTEVKDHSGEDVSLRELRLQHTHSNTLQTANTPPLFKDDRIGSLILRAEQMLNSPSFAVSDAVKELNASADTEEALDVDRSWDNPPVAFKSPVPVGIAEEPPAAEDLQRSKN; the protein is encoded by the exons ATGGCGTGTGAAGAGCGTATGCAGTCTCCAGAGTCCGGTGTCTCGTCTCTGCTGGCCTCGTCTGGACGTCTGCACAGTTTTCTGCATCCGCAGCCTGAACACATCATCACATACAGAGACAAACACTACAGCTCTGCATCTGCTGCGCTGGACGCATACATCTCTGACTACCAGCAGAGCCTGGGGAGCCGGACACtgcagctgcacacacacacacgcacacgcaaagACACAGacg TGCTAAAGTCGAGTCTGACGGACAGAGAGCTGAGTGTCCTGAACATCCCCACCAGGAGAGACAGTGACAGGCTCAGTTTGACCACTGATGACCTGCTGGATCTCCCAAATGATGGTTCTCTCCCGGTGACCCGCACCTCCGCCCTCCTGACCCGATCTGAGAGCTTTCCAGTGGAACACAGCTTCAACTCTAGGCCCTGCTCTCATCTGCGGCCTACTTTTCTCAAATGCTCCCTGTGTCCTCCTGCAGAGCTGG CAAAAACCCTCCATGGTGCCCATTTACGATCGCAGAGTAAAGCTCCGCCTCCAAACATCCTACCAGCCAATCAGAGACTTCCATTAGACACACCCACATACCGGAATTTGCCACGCTGGATGAGCAGCCACAGAGTTCCCCCATGGGTCACGGAGCTGGAGGAGGGCAGAAGTCAGACAGAGGTCAAAGATCACTCAGGAGAGGACGTCAGCCTGAGGGAGCTGCgtttacaacacacacactcaaacacgctCCAGACGGCAAACACACCACCCCTTTTTAAAG ATGACAGGATTGGATCTCTGATCTTAAGAGCGGAGCAGATGTTAAATTCTCCATCATTTGCTGTCAGTGATGCGGTAAAAGAGCTCAATGCTTCAGCAGATACAGAAGAGGCGCTGGACGTGGACCGGTCCTGGGACAATCCACCAGTGGCATT TAAATCTCCAGTGCCGGTGGGCATCGCTGAAGAGCCGCCAGCAGCTGAGGATCTGCAGAGGAGTAAG AATTAA